The genomic window TCACAAACAGCCCGACACACACAGCCGTGACGGCTGCAGCCAGCAATCTCGTGGGTCGGAACCTGCGCGAAAGCCTGTAAGATGGCGATGCATTGGAAGAAAATGTATCCAGAACCGTCATGTCCTAACTCCGCAACTGGTGGCCTTTGATCGCAATCGCGTCGTTCACGCGATTGAGGATCGTTGCAAGGGAAGCGTTGATCAGCAGGAACCCCGCCATCAGCAGGCCCACCATCTCCAGGGTCTGGCCCGACTGGGTTATCGCCGTGGCGATGACCATGAAAAAGTCAGTAAAACCAACGACAATGCCTAGGGTTGTTGCCTTGATAAGCCAGATATACTGGTTCGTCAGAATGGGCAGCATGGACTTCAGCGCAAGCGGCAAACGGATACGGGTAAATCCCTGCCAGGCAGTCAGGCCCAGAGCCTGTGCTGCCTCCATCTGGCCCCTGCCGACAGCAAGGAAGCCGCCTCGTACGATTTCACCGACATAAGCTGCGGCGTAGAGCGCTATCGCAAGGATGAGGATGTAAAGCTCGGGCTGAAGCCTGTATCCGCCACTGAAGTTGAGGCCTTTTAATTGCGGCATATTGAAAATTGGCGTTTGCGGGTTGTGGCCCGCCATCAGCACAAGCATGATTGCCAATAGGCTGAGGGTCGTAACCGATGTTATTACCCACCACCTATGACGGTGTTGAATGGTTCTGGCGCGCCGCGAGAGCTTGAAACAGAGCACGAAGCAGGCGAACGAAAAGCAGATTCCGAATATAGCCGCCGTAGTCCACGAGGATATATTGAGCGTGGGCAGATAGAGCCCCCTGTTGTTCAGGTAGATGCCGGATATCTCCAGAGAATTTCGCGGTGCGGGAAGCCTGCTGGCAAGCATGTACCAGAACGACAGTTGAACGATGAGCGGAATGTTTCGGAAAAGCTCGACATAAGCGGTGCCCGCGAAGCGCAAGGCGCCTATGGGAGAAATTCGCATGGTGCCTATCGCGCCTCCCAACGCAGTCGCCAACAGGAGAGCCATGACCCCGGTGAGCAACGTGTTCAGGAATCCCATCAGCAGTACCCACCAATAGGGATCGTTGGACGTGGTAGGGAAAAGCGAAAACGCCATGTCCCAACCAGCCGATTTCCATAAAAAGTCGAAACCGGAGCCGATGCCCTGCTCCTGCAGGTTCTGCCGCGCAATAAGTACGGCCGAAAGGAACAGGGCCGCGAAGCTCCCCACATAGAGCGCCTGCAGAAGGACGTATCTGGAGAAAAATCCCCGCCAATTCATGGTCGATCTCAATCTTTGCAAGAGGGGAAAATGCGCCGGGCCTTGCTTGGTGCAGGACGCTTGCTCTTTCTGAACGACAATTGCCCGGTCGGCTGCCACAGCGTCGCGTACCCGATATGATGGCGGAGGGATCGCTGTAGCAGCTTGTTTAATTTGAATATTTTTTTGAAAAGATTTTTTTGAAAAATATTCCGGCGGGCGGAACCGCGTTCCGTGGATACTCGATCAGTCAATAACGTAAGGATAAAGGGCGCCACCCTTGTTCCACAGCGCATTGACTTCCCGCGGCATCTTATATGGGGAGCCCATGCCGATATTGCGTTCGTAGATTTCCTCGAAATTGCCGACGTGCTTTATGACGTTGTAGGCCCATTTGTCGGACAGTCCGAGCGGCTTGCCCATTCCGGGCGTCACGCCAAGCAGTTTGGCGATTTCCGGCGTCGGCGGTGTGGCCTGCATCTCATCAACATTTGCCGATGTTATGCCTTCCTGCTCCGCAAATAGCAGAGCGGACAGCATCCAGTTGGCGACGTCCAGCCACGCATCGTCGTTTTGACGCACCACCATGACTTCCGGCGAAGCAGCCAGAATATCCGGCAGAATGACATGATCGTCCGGGGAAGCAGCCTTCAGGCGGGCTATTGCCAGCGATGGCCCGAACTCCACGAGCAGGTCGCACCGGCCCGAAAAATAGGCTTCATGCAGTTCCTCGCTCTTTTCCAATACGACCGGTTCGAGCTTGATGCCAAGCCGCTTGACATAATTGGCTGTATTTTTTTCCTGCACGGACCCGGCCATGATGCAGACGGTTCCGCCATCCGCCTCTTTCATCTCGCTTATTCCGAGCTTCTTGTGTGCAAGAACCTTCGTAGTGCCGAGGTAGTAAGGATTTGAGAACTGGAACCCGAGTTCGGTGTCACGCGAGAGCGTGCCTGCGGTGATCTTGATGATGATATCAACGTCTCCGCCCTGTAATGCCGGCCATCTTTGTACCCAGGATAGTGGAACAACCTTCAACTTGTCCGGAGTGCCGAAAATCGCCGTTGCGAGAGCGCGGCACAAGTCGATGTCCAGCCCTTTCCATTTGCCCTTATCGTCCAGTTCAGCAAATCCAAGATAGGATCCGTTATGTCCCGGGCAGCTCAGCGACCCGCGCTCCACGACCGCTTTCAATGTCGGGCTCTTCACATCCGGTGCGGTTTGCGCGAAAGCGGGAGCTGTGGCCGCAAGGCTCAGGCAGAATATAATGCCCATCCCAATTTTTCGTATCATAGGTTCCCTCTTATATTTTAGCTGTATTTAGCTTTTAGGCCGAGCCCACCAAGTAGGTTTATGCTCGGCGGAAGGATTATGGACTTGCTGCAAGTAGAGAAGCCAGTTTAAATATCGCAAATGCATTATTGAGATTTTTTATGTTACCTTCGGTTCGTCAACTTCAGTATTTTGTTGCCACCGCGTCTGCCGGACAGATTTCGCGGGCTGCGGCGATCATGAATGTCACTCAGTCTTCCATAACGATCGCCATTAAGGGGCTCGAAGATTGCCTCGGT from Agrobacterium tumefaciens includes these protein-coding regions:
- a CDS encoding ABC transporter permease subunit (The N-terminal region of this protein, as described by TIGR01726, is a three transmembrane segment that identifies a subfamily of ABC transporter permease subunits, which specificities that include histidine, arginine, glutamine, glutamate, L-cystine (sic), the opines (in Agrobacterium) octopine and nopaline, etc.); its protein translation is MNWRGFFSRYVLLQALYVGSFAALFLSAVLIARQNLQEQGIGSGFDFLWKSAGWDMAFSLFPTTSNDPYWWVLLMGFLNTLLTGVMALLLATALGGAIGTMRISPIGALRFAGTAYVELFRNIPLIVQLSFWYMLASRLPAPRNSLEISGIYLNNRGLYLPTLNISSWTTAAIFGICFSFACFVLCFKLSRRARTIQHRHRWWVITSVTTLSLLAIMLVLMAGHNPQTPIFNMPQLKGLNFSGGYRLQPELYILILAIALYAAAYVGEIVRGGFLAVGRGQMEAAQALGLTAWQGFTRIRLPLALKSMLPILTNQYIWLIKATTLGIVVGFTDFFMVIATAITQSGQTLEMVGLLMAGFLLINASLATILNRVNDAIAIKGHQLRS
- a CDS encoding amino acid ABC transporter substrate-binding protein, with the protein product MGIIFCLSLAATAPAFAQTAPDVKSPTLKAVVERGSLSCPGHNGSYLGFAELDDKGKWKGLDIDLCRALATAIFGTPDKLKVVPLSWVQRWPALQGGDVDIIIKITAGTLSRDTELGFQFSNPYYLGTTKVLAHKKLGISEMKEADGGTVCIMAGSVQEKNTANYVKRLGIKLEPVVLEKSEELHEAYFSGRCDLLVEFGPSLAIARLKAASPDDHVILPDILAASPEVMVVRQNDDAWLDVANWMLSALLFAEQEGITSANVDEMQATPPTPEIAKLLGVTPGMGKPLGLSDKWAYNVIKHVGNFEEIYERNIGMGSPYKMPREVNALWNKGGALYPYVID